From one Streptomyces sp. NBC_01478 genomic stretch:
- a CDS encoding helix-turn-helix domain-containing protein has product MAGTSPRYDSCRYCQERFIRRNGPGRKKEYCSIDCRRKAQRERDGHLERQEHSALPLGRRIAEDLQALSAALLEAEYDARSLTELLRCADEVAREVDYYRAAAVQDARNLGANWEQVADAARVSATTARTRWPESRVKERLKRRAGERAAVRQPSVPVVSGLGDAEGKLLSQAAERASVKLASALSYLQRASGLTFREVAEQTSLSPSYISRILSGDRTPTWPVVCTLVELFGGDPAELSVLFESAHGMVPPGRYAIPDAVARLQAALRGLHLAAGRPPFGVVRKATRGALSTQAVSEILGGEMIAGWEQTAALVTALGGWPADVRPLWEAVHYTFLLCLDPPESPAQLPAARSESP; this is encoded by the coding sequence ATGGCGGGTACCAGCCCCCGCTATGACAGTTGCCGCTACTGCCAGGAGCGGTTTATCCGGAGGAACGGCCCCGGCCGGAAGAAGGAGTACTGCAGCATCGACTGCCGGCGCAAGGCGCAGCGTGAGCGGGACGGCCACCTGGAGCGGCAGGAACACAGTGCGCTCCCGCTGGGCCGGCGCATCGCGGAGGATCTGCAGGCGCTGTCCGCGGCACTGCTGGAGGCCGAGTACGACGCACGGTCTTTGACGGAACTGCTGCGCTGCGCGGACGAGGTGGCCCGTGAGGTGGACTACTACCGGGCTGCGGCGGTCCAGGATGCCCGCAATCTGGGTGCGAACTGGGAGCAGGTGGCCGATGCCGCCCGGGTGAGCGCGACGACGGCGCGCACCCGGTGGCCGGAGAGCCGGGTCAAGGAGCGGCTGAAACGGCGGGCCGGGGAGCGGGCCGCGGTGCGGCAGCCTTCCGTGCCCGTCGTGTCGGGGCTGGGTGACGCGGAGGGCAAGTTGCTGTCGCAGGCGGCCGAACGGGCATCGGTGAAGCTGGCCTCGGCGCTGTCCTATCTGCAACGGGCCAGCGGGCTGACGTTCAGGGAGGTGGCCGAGCAGACGTCGTTATCCCCGTCGTACATCTCGCGGATTCTCTCGGGTGATCGCACGCCGACCTGGCCGGTGGTGTGCACCCTGGTCGAACTGTTCGGCGGCGATCCTGCCGAGCTGAGTGTGCTGTTCGAGAGCGCGCACGGGATGGTGCCGCCAGGGCGGTATGCGATTCCCGATGCGGTGGCCCGTCTGCAGGCGGCGCTGCGGGGACTGCATCTGGCCGCGGGGCGCCCCCCGTTCGGGGTGGTACGCAAGGCCACGCGCGGGGCGCTGAGCACGCAGGCAGTCAGCGAGATCCTGGGCGGCGAGATGATAGCGGGCTGGGAACAGACGGCGGCGCTGGTGACCGCGCTGGGCGGCTGGCCGGCGGACGTGCGGCCGCTGTGGGAAGCCGTCCATTACACGTTCCTGCTCTGTCTCGACCCTCCGGAGAGTCCCGCACAGCTGCCCGCCGCACGTTCCGAGTCCCCCTGA
- a CDS encoding sigma-70 region 4 domain-containing protein, protein MFVSLRRRGEVPVRASRPQWSPGDAPQPTIELVLPLEYTAFCLLHQDRYLHYTRERVQDAWMSRQVVEAVLGNLATIWPTVISSPRPAAVAWRLLDALITSALGGRQAGAAQPADAVHQLLPRAQADAVILRCRLDLSEKEAAELMGVEAPAVASQLRMAQRALPGRWTAAPAGAQP, encoded by the coding sequence ATGTTCGTTTCCTTGCGCCGCCGCGGCGAGGTGCCGGTGCGGGCGTCCCGTCCGCAGTGGTCCCCCGGCGATGCCCCGCAGCCGACGATCGAGCTGGTCCTGCCGCTGGAGTACACGGCGTTCTGTCTCCTGCACCAGGACCGCTATCTGCACTACACGCGGGAGCGGGTGCAGGACGCGTGGATGAGCCGGCAGGTCGTGGAGGCCGTCCTGGGCAATCTCGCCACGATCTGGCCGACGGTCATCAGCAGTCCCCGTCCGGCGGCGGTGGCGTGGCGGCTGCTGGACGCGCTGATCACTTCTGCGCTGGGCGGCCGCCAGGCCGGGGCCGCGCAGCCGGCGGATGCGGTGCACCAACTGCTGCCGCGGGCGCAAGCGGATGCGGTGATCCTGCGCTGCCGGCTGGACTTGAGCGAGAAGGAGGCGGCCGAGCTGATGGGGGTCGAGGCTCCGGCGGTCGCATCCCAGCTGCGGATGGCGCAGCGGGCGCTGCCGGGCCGGTGGACAGCGGCGCCCGCAGGAGCACAGCCGTAG
- a CDS encoding SAM-dependent methyltransferase, with product MDVLDVASPNLARMTNCLLGGKDYYSADREACERLLQLVPAARHVADSAHRFLLRVTSHLAREYKVRQFVVFGAGFPTPVAVHQVAQSIDARARVVYAAEDPLVLAHTRALWEERRRTLVVRAGPLQTAQLLSDPAVCRLIDITLPVAVLFVSVLHTIPESAAPATVLEQTARLLAPGSLVAASHLVSEDAGVRQQAGAVLREAAGGRWGRVRPRAEVEPFFAALRLLTPGLVDIGRWRPGSDRLADAGGRAWAEHGGVGLVP from the coding sequence TTGGACGTCCTCGACGTCGCGTCGCCGAATCTTGCCCGGATGACGAACTGCCTGCTGGGCGGCAAGGATTACTATTCCGCCGACCGGGAGGCGTGTGAGCGGCTGCTGCAACTGGTGCCCGCCGCGCGGCATGTTGCCGATTCCGCGCACCGGTTCCTGCTGCGGGTGACCAGTCACCTGGCGCGGGAGTACAAGGTGCGCCAGTTCGTGGTCTTCGGTGCCGGGTTTCCCACCCCGGTGGCTGTGCATCAGGTCGCCCAGAGCATCGATGCGCGGGCGCGGGTCGTCTATGCCGCTGAGGATCCCCTGGTGCTCGCCCACACCCGGGCGCTGTGGGAGGAGCGGCGGCGCACCCTGGTGGTGCGGGCCGGCCCGCTGCAGACGGCGCAGCTGTTGTCCGACCCGGCGGTGTGCCGGCTGATCGACATCACCCTGCCGGTGGCGGTGCTGTTCGTGTCCGTGCTGCACACGATCCCCGAATCCGCCGCCCCTGCCACGGTGCTGGAGCAGACGGCCCGCCTGCTCGCGCCGGGAAGCCTTGTCGCGGCCAGTCACCTGGTCAGTGAGGACGCCGGCGTGCGGCAGCAGGCCGGTGCGGTGCTGCGGGAGGCTGCCGGGGGACGGTGGGGGCGAGTGCGTCCGCGCGCGGAGGTCGAGCCGTTCTTCGCCGCGCTGCGGCTGCTCACGCCGGGGCTGGTCGATATCGGCCGGTGGCGGCCGGGCAGTGACCGCCTGGCGGATGCCGGCGGTCGGGCGTGGGCCGAGCACGGCGGTGTGGGCCTGGTGCCCTGA
- a CDS encoding DUF5753 domain-containing protein produces the protein MPAPAPPVDALTLEYYLAASARSPIALRLVLGHLLRTLRKAAGIEAEAAGRSIRGSEAKISRMERALVTCKHDDVKDLLTLYGVTDLHAHAHFAEMVRISRQPGWWHRFDGVLPDWCGKLIGLQEAASTIRTYEVQLVPGLLQTAAYTEALVRQAYPQAPQQEVDDRVELRMTRQNVLTRQDPPRLWAVLDEAVLHRPMGGEQVMREQLRHLTKMAQLAHITIQIAPFNRPGCIAAGFPITHLRFDLPPLPDIVYLEQLRDAEYMDKPEETQHYRGVLDGLAQAALSPHDSLDLLEYTLS, from the coding sequence ATGCCCGCGCCCGCCCCTCCGGTTGATGCCCTCACGCTCGAGTACTACCTCGCCGCCTCCGCGCGCAGCCCGATCGCGCTGCGCCTGGTGCTGGGGCACCTTCTGCGCACACTGCGCAAGGCAGCCGGCATCGAAGCGGAGGCGGCGGGCCGGTCCATCCGCGGCTCGGAAGCCAAGATCTCCCGGATGGAGCGTGCCCTGGTCACCTGCAAGCACGACGACGTGAAGGACCTGCTCACCCTCTACGGCGTCACCGACCTCCACGCCCATGCCCACTTCGCGGAGATGGTGCGCATCTCCCGGCAGCCCGGCTGGTGGCATCGCTTCGACGGGGTCCTGCCCGACTGGTGCGGCAAACTGATCGGCCTGCAGGAGGCCGCCTCCACCATCCGCACCTACGAAGTCCAGCTGGTGCCCGGGCTGCTGCAGACCGCCGCCTACACTGAGGCACTCGTGCGCCAGGCTTACCCCCAGGCACCGCAGCAAGAGGTCGACGACCGGGTGGAGCTGCGGATGACTCGCCAGAACGTCCTTACCCGCCAGGATCCGCCCCGTCTGTGGGCCGTTCTCGACGAGGCCGTCCTGCACCGGCCCATGGGCGGCGAGCAGGTCATGCGCGAACAACTGCGGCATCTGACGAAGATGGCGCAGCTCGCCCACATCACGATCCAGATCGCACCGTTCAACCGGCCCGGCTGCATCGCTGCCGGCTTCCCGATCACGCACCTGCGCTTCGACCTTCCCCCTCTGCCCGACATCGTCTACCTCGAGCAGCTGCGGGACGCCGAGTACATGGACAAGCCCGAGGAGACCCAGCACTACCGCGGTGTCCTGGACGGCCTGGCCCAGGCCGCGCTCTCCCCGCACGACAGCCTCGACCTGCTCGAGTACACCCTCAGCTGA
- a CDS encoding DUF397 domain-containing protein: MVQITNGVPADSLSDVTWLKSRHSTADGNCVELALLGGGSVAVRNSRDPHGPALVYTRAEIAAFIAGAKDGEFDLIAS; this comes from the coding sequence ATGGTGCAGATCACCAACGGTGTCCCGGCGGATTCCCTGAGCGATGTGACGTGGCTGAAAAGCCGTCACAGCACGGCTGACGGAAACTGTGTCGAACTGGCCTTACTGGGCGGAGGTTCTGTGGCGGTACGCAACTCCCGTGATCCGCACGGTCCCGCGCTGGTGTACACGCGGGCGGAGATCGCGGCCTTCATCGCGGGGGCGAAGGACGGCGAGTTCGACCTAATCGCCAGCTAA
- a CDS encoding ATP-binding protein, with protein MAVHAVEALGQAAGTEIPLLSSNRRLLENIPLVPPTAPDWGLALGISTADFAARAFTCEPTSLKNVRRFVRETISAWGLSMLADDMTTVVNELTTNAVLHALAGCGDARSKAWLGVARTGGALVCAVTDPSSAPPARCHPEHLSEAGRGLLVVEALTSQWGYAQTDPDGKTVWARITNPRC; from the coding sequence GTGGCAGTACACGCGGTAGAGGCACTCGGCCAGGCCGCAGGAACCGAAATTCCACTCCTATCTTCGAACCGTCGCCTGCTGGAGAACATCCCACTGGTCCCGCCCACCGCACCGGACTGGGGACTTGCGCTGGGAATCAGTACAGCCGACTTCGCTGCCCGGGCTTTCACCTGCGAGCCCACCAGTCTGAAAAACGTCCGCCGCTTCGTGCGCGAGACCATCAGCGCCTGGGGACTCAGCATGCTCGCCGACGACATGACGACGGTGGTCAACGAGCTCACCACCAACGCAGTGCTGCACGCGCTGGCCGGATGCGGCGACGCACGCAGCAAGGCATGGCTGGGCGTGGCCCGCACCGGCGGTGCGCTGGTATGCGCCGTGACCGATCCCAGTTCCGCTCCCCCTGCCCGCTGTCATCCGGAGCATCTGTCAGAAGCAGGCCGGGGCCTGCTTGTTGTAGAGGCTCTGACCAGTCAGTGGGGCTACGCGCAGACCGACCCCGACGGAAAAACCGTCTGGGCCCGCATCACCAACCCCCGCTGCTGA
- a CDS encoding UvrD-helicase domain-containing protein, which translates to MKPTDEQAAAADAFQAGDHLALQAGAGTGKTTTLALLAHATRRRGRYLAFNRPVAQAAGARFPNTVQCRTAHALAYAAVGHRYSRRLNAPRRPAWQTGQALGITKGIRIGDCEVTPKALSNATLRTVTRFCHTADEAITGHHVPPLRGLEHTDLHAQLAAHIVPFARKAWADLQHPDDGAVRFEHDHYLKIWALTRPRIQADFLLLDEAQDTNPVVEQVFLSQRDHAQLVMVGDSAQAIYHWRGAKDVMTGFDGTQLTLSQSFRFGPLLAAEANRWLHLADAPLRLTGTPAVPTELGPLTRPDAVLCRTNVGAMAQVMDLMTAGCRVALVEVGDSLRALALAARDLKDGRRTTHPELILFPSWGELQDYAAHDPAGRDLQPLVDLVDTHGTDAILAAVARLVPEQHAQVTVSTAHKAKGREWPRVKIADDFTPPRDTDQQDAEGRAVPGPIDDADARLAYVAVTRARSRLDLGGLSWIHDHPHGSP; encoded by the coding sequence ATGAAACCGACCGACGAGCAGGCCGCAGCAGCCGACGCCTTCCAGGCCGGCGACCACCTCGCCCTGCAGGCCGGTGCCGGCACTGGCAAGACCACCACCCTCGCCCTCCTCGCCCACGCCACCCGGCGCCGCGGCCGCTATCTCGCCTTCAACCGGCCCGTCGCCCAGGCGGCAGGCGCCCGCTTCCCGAATACCGTCCAGTGCAGGACCGCGCATGCCCTGGCCTACGCGGCCGTCGGCCACCGCTACAGCCGCCGCCTGAACGCGCCGCGCCGTCCGGCCTGGCAGACCGGACAGGCCCTCGGTATCACCAAAGGCATCCGCATCGGCGACTGCGAGGTGACTCCAAAGGCCCTCTCCAACGCCACGCTGCGCACCGTCACCCGCTTCTGCCACACCGCGGACGAAGCCATCACCGGCCACCACGTGCCGCCACTACGCGGCCTGGAACACACCGACCTGCACGCCCAACTCGCCGCTCACATCGTGCCGTTCGCCCGCAAGGCCTGGGCTGACCTGCAACACCCGGACGACGGCGCGGTCCGTTTCGAGCACGACCACTACCTGAAGATCTGGGCCCTCACCCGGCCGCGCATCCAGGCCGACTTCCTGCTCCTGGACGAGGCCCAGGACACCAACCCCGTCGTCGAACAGGTCTTCCTCAGCCAGCGCGACCATGCCCAGCTCGTCATGGTCGGCGACTCCGCCCAGGCCATCTACCACTGGCGCGGCGCCAAAGACGTCATGACCGGCTTCGACGGCACCCAGCTGACCCTGTCCCAGTCCTTCCGCTTCGGCCCCCTCCTCGCCGCAGAAGCAAACCGGTGGCTGCACCTGGCCGACGCCCCCCTCCGCCTGACCGGCACCCCCGCCGTGCCCACCGAACTCGGCCCCCTCACCCGGCCCGACGCGGTGCTGTGCCGCACCAACGTCGGCGCCATGGCCCAGGTCATGGACCTGATGACCGCCGGATGCCGCGTTGCGCTGGTTGAGGTAGGAGACAGCCTGCGCGCCCTGGCCCTGGCCGCCCGTGACCTGAAAGACGGCCGCCGCACCACCCACCCCGAACTGATCCTGTTCCCCTCCTGGGGCGAACTGCAGGACTACGCCGCCCACGACCCGGCCGGCCGCGACCTGCAGCCCCTGGTCGACCTCGTCGACACCCACGGCACCGACGCCATCCTCGCCGCCGTCGCTCGGCTCGTGCCCGAGCAGCACGCCCAGGTGACCGTGTCGACCGCGCACAAAGCCAAAGGCCGCGAATGGCCCCGCGTGAAGATCGCTGATGATTTCACCCCGCCCAGGGACACCGATCAGCAAGATGCCGAAGGCCGGGCCGTACCTGGACCCATCGACGACGCAGACGCCCGTCTTGCCTACGTCGCTGTCACCCGCGCACGCTCCCGCCTCGACCTCGGAGGCCTGTCCTGGATTCACGACCATCCACACGGATCGCCATGA
- a CDS encoding DUF6083 domain-containing protein: protein MCPTPTPAGRHWDGSSRTARRPRPLRVAGTSPSRLLRAGQSHLCRQCGNRIDLYQRTDQRPIALHPGELTAADIPESCRWHLSGGIAHPHGDGSDWCRIPHALLCPRRTPTCHTAPGLEAIRRQLAVRTRRMIDTGVFTPAPATSTQPATVTDADTGEPDRPVVQILLCRYLAERPLNDLRCVAQTRHRHRCTHTIPAPTGPTGTWRLLPATAQHGQLALPDGLMAVYDLGKLPYSEQLRWRAQRCPAHVASGAAELALAGWQPFDPLLHAAHIHTRLPQPPDRRQGRG from the coding sequence ATGTGCCCTACTCCCACCCCCGCCGGCCGCCACTGGGACGGCAGCTCCCGCACCGCCCGCCGCCCCCGACCTCTGCGGGTGGCCGGCACCAGTCCCAGCCGCCTGCTGCGCGCCGGCCAGAGCCACCTCTGCCGTCAGTGCGGCAACCGCATCGATCTCTACCAGCGCACCGACCAGCGGCCCATCGCCCTGCACCCCGGCGAACTGACCGCCGCCGACATCCCCGAATCCTGCCGCTGGCACCTGAGCGGCGGCATCGCCCACCCACACGGCGACGGCAGCGACTGGTGCCGCATCCCGCACGCCCTGCTCTGCCCCCGCCGCACCCCCACCTGCCACACGGCCCCGGGCCTCGAAGCGATCCGACGCCAACTCGCCGTCCGTACCCGCCGCATGATCGACACCGGCGTCTTCACCCCGGCCCCGGCCACCAGCACACAACCCGCCACCGTCACCGATGCCGACACCGGCGAGCCCGACCGCCCCGTCGTGCAGATCCTGCTCTGCCGCTACCTCGCCGAACGCCCCCTCAACGATCTGCGCTGCGTGGCCCAGACCCGCCACCGACACCGCTGCACCCACACGATCCCTGCCCCCACCGGCCCGACCGGGACCTGGAGACTGCTGCCGGCCACAGCGCAGCACGGCCAACTCGCCCTGCCCGACGGCCTGATGGCCGTCTACGACCTCGGCAAGCTCCCCTACAGCGAACAACTGCGCTGGCGCGCCCAACGCTGCCCCGCACACGTCGCATCCGGCGCCGCCGAACTCGCCCTGGCCGGATGGCAGCCCTTCGACCCCCTCCTGCACGCGGCACACATCCACACCCGACTGCCCCAACCCCCGGACCGCCGGCAGGGGAGGGGATGA
- a CDS encoding helix-turn-helix transcriptional regulator yields the protein MTILPPDPDLTALRVTLARLRGERGWTFDELAGRSGLARRTLIDLEHGRTTGSVTTWHALAHAFDVPIEHLLAPLCDDHTPPGAQGP from the coding sequence GTGACGATCTTGCCGCCCGACCCCGACCTCACCGCGCTGCGCGTAACGCTGGCGCGCCTGCGGGGCGAGCGTGGCTGGACCTTCGACGAACTCGCAGGCCGCAGCGGCCTGGCCCGGCGCACCCTCATCGACCTCGAACACGGTCGCACCACCGGCAGCGTCACCACCTGGCACGCCCTCGCCCACGCCTTCGACGTACCCATCGAGCACCTGCTGGCCCCCCTCTGTGACGACCACACCCCGCCCGGTGCGCAAGGCCCCTGA
- a CDS encoding nitrilase-related carbon-nitrogen hydrolase → MALYQGQGPVGSREAVRENLERLVEVTALAASYGCQALVFPEKYTTGYAIGPEQCRELAEHREGPSVERARLAAKENGLAVVLPYPERDEALFYDSISVITADGQVTANYRKTHLYGAAERRNYSFGQDLPPIVSLNDVEVGVLNCYECEFPPLYQYLAERGAKIVLGPTAADGHFRLADGTMSQVPYQDATRHIIPAMASIWRLFIAYANRRGWEQVPAGCWQYQGNSGIWGPDGEPLVAAGAEDRQYDCLLIADCLPAAVPPFSPEGHHPTDNRLTLDPTLRPAH, encoded by the coding sequence GTGGCGCTGTACCAGGGGCAGGGGCCGGTCGGCAGCCGTGAGGCGGTGCGGGAGAACCTTGAGCGCCTGGTCGAGGTCACGGCGCTGGCGGCGTCCTACGGCTGCCAGGCGCTGGTTTTCCCGGAGAAGTACACCACCGGCTACGCCATCGGCCCCGAGCAGTGCCGGGAACTGGCAGAACACCGTGAGGGCCCCTCGGTCGAGCGCGCCCGACTGGCAGCCAAGGAGAACGGCCTGGCTGTGGTGCTGCCCTATCCCGAACGCGACGAGGCACTCTTCTACGATTCCATCAGCGTGATCACTGCCGACGGCCAGGTGACGGCCAACTACCGCAAGACCCACCTGTACGGGGCAGCCGAGCGACGCAACTACTCCTTCGGTCAGGACCTGCCGCCCATCGTCTCCTTGAACGACGTCGAGGTGGGCGTCCTCAACTGCTATGAGTGCGAGTTCCCGCCGCTCTACCAGTATCTGGCCGAGCGGGGAGCGAAGATCGTGCTGGGCCCCACGGCGGCCGACGGCCACTTCCGCCTGGCAGACGGGACCATGAGCCAGGTGCCCTACCAGGACGCCACCCGCCACATCATCCCCGCCATGGCCAGCATCTGGCGGCTGTTCATCGCCTACGCCAACCGCCGGGGCTGGGAACAGGTCCCGGCAGGCTGCTGGCAGTACCAGGGAAACTCCGGCATCTGGGGCCCCGACGGCGAGCCCCTGGTCGCCGCCGGCGCCGAAGACCGCCAGTACGACTGCCTCCTGATCGCCGACTGCCTCCCCGCCGCTGTCCCGCCCTTCAGTCCCGAAGGCCACCATCCCACCGACAACCGTCTTACCCTCGATCCCACCCTGCGCCCCGCCCACTGA
- a CDS encoding nucleotidyltransferase domain-containing protein, translating into MKRERATTLLNDMLDRLEEGGWPLDLVDEILVFGSYARGALSPSDVDMVVEHRRDDRLTSEFLHSLSYGGDPSASMKRALKGRSRGLQIHFGERKSLEAEGFELTLLWTRGEPVDAARARLAAITPDPAAGRAPRDHMIEAFDGIDRWVPRPVRIDLTDLVDRKAATIRQLQLPDAEPAHPAAHEALTRWSETSPLRRAAAAVLAHLEAASRPLDSVYLHGEPVIGSRYSDTTWQTGVGFGWSHHRSISRHLQEGTDWFEVVRPTRTQPLHTLHITIQDRSALPRL; encoded by the coding sequence GTGAAACGCGAGCGCGCCACCACGCTCCTCAACGACATGCTCGACCGCCTGGAGGAGGGAGGCTGGCCGCTGGACCTCGTCGACGAGATCCTCGTCTTCGGCTCCTACGCACGTGGCGCACTGAGCCCCTCGGACGTCGACATGGTCGTGGAGCACCGTCGTGACGACCGTCTCACCTCCGAGTTCCTTCACTCCCTGTCCTACGGCGGCGACCCCTCCGCCTCGATGAAGCGCGCCCTCAAGGGCAGAAGCCGCGGCCTGCAGATCCACTTCGGTGAACGCAAGAGCCTCGAAGCGGAAGGGTTCGAGCTGACCTTGCTGTGGACGCGGGGCGAACCCGTCGATGCCGCCCGTGCCCGGCTCGCCGCCATCACTCCCGATCCCGCGGCAGGCCGGGCTCCACGCGACCACATGATCGAGGCTTTCGACGGCATCGACCGCTGGGTCCCGCGTCCGGTCCGCATCGATCTCACCGACCTCGTCGACCGCAAAGCCGCCACCATCCGCCAACTCCAGCTCCCCGACGCCGAACCCGCCCATCCCGCAGCCCACGAGGCACTCACCCGCTGGAGCGAGACCAGCCCGCTGCGCCGCGCCGCAGCGGCCGTCCTCGCCCATCTCGAAGCCGCCTCCCGCCCCCTCGACTCCGTCTACCTCCACGGGGAACCGGTCATCGGCAGCCGCTACAGCGACACCACCTGGCAGACCGGCGTCGGATTCGGCTGGAGCCACCACCGCAGCATCTCCCGCCACCTGCAGGAGGGCACCGACTGGTTCGAGGTCGTCCGCCCCACCCGGACCCAGCCCCTGCACACCCTCCACATCACCATCCAGGACCGCTCCGCACTGCCCCGCCTGTGA
- a CDS encoding helix-turn-helix domain-containing protein — protein sequence MFQRHLHRHDDVDLVMSALGDDPQRLPVLITWGAALRRDVASALREVIATGAWQSDFRVRSAAANWREEPRFQVFLDQGLEKRRNRGPKYEHLDAALLTFPETRAALYRVSAAECPQHCRTETGTFAEDRHVDDYREALFGWYAAIQHAHDCVMRAARWFANAQPPDSRRPEAFTDWMSGTRRHHSSDTAREADPAAQRALQEIILMMHAWSPHTFEAIDVAFQKAEGEDASHAWGGSFEPAGRSEAQAAAEALASVLSPQERQQVRDVIDQIETDDEDRDMDLAKDSTLACTSDRHRSYGAESGGREDCARARGRVYEEASQPWNEGVDHAADAARLARFLLGPRTDRIRTALAAARAAVARDTAESAPQVWHDNAQTLQEAREVAGLNLHDAAGHLGIKPPTLQRFEQATGKLPGRPVSLGYLQLLTLTCTQAGRTAPACIPQAISQPVISLPTTL from the coding sequence GTGTTCCAGCGTCATCTTCACCGTCATGACGACGTCGATCTGGTGATGTCCGCGCTGGGGGACGATCCCCAGCGCCTGCCGGTCCTGATCACATGGGGTGCGGCACTGCGGCGGGACGTGGCTTCGGCGCTGCGGGAGGTCATCGCGACCGGAGCGTGGCAGAGCGACTTCCGTGTCCGCAGCGCCGCGGCGAACTGGCGTGAGGAACCCCGCTTCCAAGTCTTCCTCGACCAGGGGCTCGAAAAGCGCCGTAACCGAGGCCCCAAATATGAGCACCTGGACGCCGCTCTGCTGACGTTCCCCGAGACCCGTGCCGCTCTCTACCGGGTGAGCGCGGCGGAATGCCCGCAGCACTGCCGCACGGAGACCGGCACCTTTGCCGAGGACCGGCATGTGGATGACTACCGGGAGGCGCTGTTCGGCTGGTATGCCGCCATCCAGCACGCGCACGACTGCGTCATGAGGGCGGCGCGCTGGTTCGCGAACGCACAACCGCCCGACTCCCGCCGGCCTGAGGCCTTCACCGACTGGATGAGCGGAACCAGGCGTCACCACAGCAGCGATACCGCGCGGGAGGCGGATCCGGCCGCCCAGCGAGCCTTGCAGGAAATCATCCTGATGATGCACGCCTGGAGCCCGCACACCTTCGAAGCCATCGACGTGGCCTTCCAGAAGGCGGAGGGAGAAGATGCATCCCATGCCTGGGGCGGCAGCTTCGAGCCCGCCGGCCGGTCCGAAGCCCAGGCGGCCGCGGAAGCACTCGCGAGCGTCCTTTCCCCGCAGGAACGCCAACAGGTCCGGGACGTCATCGATCAGATCGAGACCGACGACGAGGACCGCGACATGGACCTCGCGAAGGACAGCACGCTGGCCTGCACCAGTGACCGCCACCGCTCCTACGGCGCCGAATCCGGCGGGCGCGAGGACTGCGCCAGGGCCCGAGGCCGTGTATACGAGGAGGCCTCCCAGCCCTGGAACGAGGGCGTCGACCACGCGGCCGACGCTGCCCGGCTCGCCCGGTTCCTGCTCGGTCCCCGTACCGACCGGATCCGCACCGCCCTTGCCGCAGCCCGGGCAGCCGTGGCCCGGGACACCGCCGAGAGTGCACCGCAGGTCTGGCACGACAACGCCCAAACCCTTCAGGAAGCTCGCGAGGTCGCAGGACTCAATCTCCACGACGCTGCCGGCCACCTGGGCATCAAGCCCCCCACACTCCAGCGCTTCGAACAGGCAACGGGCAAGCTCCCCGGACGCCCGGTCTCCCTCGGCTACCTCCAACTCCTCACCCTGACCTGCACCCAGGCGGGCCGCACCGCTCCCGCCTGCATCCCGCAGGCCATCTCCCAGCCGGTGATCTCACTGCCGACCACCCTGTAA
- a CDS encoding ATP-binding protein, which yields MNASSDGHYLDLPNARLVPTRTVLRTQKQLQSAIKLRAMLCIHGGVGLGKTLTVRTCLRDLASDNTLFFQFHRHCPLGDIQKAVAAALDIPDTTRSLTPRIRAALAERPYVLVFDETQGLTTDALEWVRPLWDTDDNRPTIIFVGAEDTRRHLRRRAALASRVTQWPRFSPLHPTEVVQHMPTYHPVWSKVGEEDLLWLDDAACRGNFRDWAKLTSAIQEILTERGQPLDAFTRAIAREALATFDPSDLHLPPDEDL from the coding sequence GTGAACGCCAGCAGTGACGGCCACTACCTCGACCTGCCCAACGCCCGCCTCGTGCCCACCCGCACCGTGCTGCGCACCCAGAAACAGCTCCAGTCCGCCATCAAGCTCCGTGCCATGCTCTGCATCCACGGCGGCGTCGGACTGGGTAAAACACTCACCGTCCGCACCTGCCTGCGTGACCTGGCCTCTGACAACACCCTGTTCTTCCAGTTCCACCGCCACTGTCCGCTCGGCGACATTCAGAAAGCCGTCGCCGCGGCCCTCGACATCCCGGACACCACGCGCAGCCTCACCCCACGCATCCGCGCAGCCTTGGCCGAACGCCCCTACGTCCTCGTCTTCGACGAGACTCAAGGGCTCACCACTGACGCGCTCGAGTGGGTACGTCCCCTCTGGGACACCGACGACAACCGCCCGACCATCATCTTTGTCGGCGCCGAAGACACCCGCAGGCACCTCCGACGCCGGGCGGCCCTCGCCTCACGCGTCACCCAGTGGCCGCGCTTCTCACCGCTGCATCCCACCGAAGTCGTCCAGCACATGCCCACCTACCACCCGGTGTGGAGCAAGGTCGGTGAGGAGGACCTGCTGTGGCTCGACGACGCGGCCTGTCGCGGCAACTTCCGCGACTGGGCCAAACTCACCAGCGCCATCCAGGAAATCCTTACCGAACGGGGCCAGCCCCTCGACGCTTTCACCCGCGCTATCGCACGCGAAGCCCTGGCCACATTCGACCCGTCCGACCTCCACCTCCCGCCCGATGAAGACCTGTGA